The following proteins are encoded in a genomic region of Arachis ipaensis cultivar K30076 chromosome B02, Araip1.1, whole genome shotgun sequence:
- the LOC107625124 gene encoding ribokinase isoform X1: protein MVISKEGTTPFSYIIIDNQTKTRTCIFTEGYPKMIPEDLPRPRLLSALDGAKLAYFDVRMPETALLIAHEAFNRKIPILVDVERPREGLDELLPLTDYVICSEKFPQAWTRASTIPRALVSIMLRLPRLKFVIVTLGKNGCIMLEQLADESPLLEEIDIDSDLESLSKSKDDSTMPTIIASSITRFTAEGIGSVCGRLSIGTAEKIPESEIIDTTGAGDAFVGAILYAICANFDPRAMLPFASYVAAANCKALGARSGLPYRTDPYLVSVFAPRW, encoded by the exons ATGGTG ATCTCCAAGGAGGGGACTACACCATTTAGCTACATCATTATTGACAACCAAAC GAAAACACGCACTTGCATATTCACTGAAGGATATCCTAAAATGATACCGGAAGATCTTCCACGACCTCGTTTGTTATCTGCATTGGATGGAGCGAAATTGGCTTATTTTGATGTAAGAATGCCAGAAACTGCTCTTCTCATTGCTCACGAG GCATTTAATCGAAAAATACCTATCTTAGTTGATGTTGAAAGGCCAAGGGAAGGATTGGACGAACTCCTACCACTGACAGATTATGTTATATGCTCGGAAAAATTTCCACAG GCTTGGACGAGAGCATCGACTATTCCAAGAGCACTTGTTTCGATCATGTTAAGGCTTCCAAGACTCAAATTTGTAATCGTGACTTTAGGAAAGAATGGCTGCATAATGCTTGAGCAACTTGCGGATG AGAGTCCCCTATTAGAAGAAATTGATATCGATAGCGACTTGGAGTCACTATCAAAGTCGAAGGATGATAGCACCATGCCTACAATCATAGCCTCG TCCATAACAAGATTTACTGCAGAAGGAATAGGATCCGTGTGTGGAAGGTTATCTATTGGGACTGCTGAAAAGATTCCAGAATCAGAGATTATTGATACAACTGGTGCCGGGGACGCATTTGTTGGAGCTATTTTATATG CTATATGTGCCAACTTTGATCCAAGGGCAATGTTGCCATTTGCTTCTTATGTG GCTGCGGCCAACTGTAAAGCTCTTGGAGCTCGAAGTGGTCTTCCATATCGCACCGATCCATATTTGGTATCAGTATTTGCTCCGCGCTGGTAG
- the LOC107625124 gene encoding uncharacterized protein LOC107625124 isoform X3, translating into MVISKEGTTPFSYIIIDNQTKTRTCIFTEGYPKMIPEDLPRPRLLSALDGAKLAYFDVRMPETALLIAHEAFNRKIPILVDVERPREGLDELLPLTDYVICSEKFPQAWTRASTIPRALVSIMLRLPRLKFVIVTLGKNGCIMLEQLADESPLLEEIDIDSDLESLSKSKDDSTMPTIIASSITRFTAEGIGSVCGRLSIGTAEKIPESEIIDTTGAGDAFVGAILYGCGQL; encoded by the exons ATGGTG ATCTCCAAGGAGGGGACTACACCATTTAGCTACATCATTATTGACAACCAAAC GAAAACACGCACTTGCATATTCACTGAAGGATATCCTAAAATGATACCGGAAGATCTTCCACGACCTCGTTTGTTATCTGCATTGGATGGAGCGAAATTGGCTTATTTTGATGTAAGAATGCCAGAAACTGCTCTTCTCATTGCTCACGAG GCATTTAATCGAAAAATACCTATCTTAGTTGATGTTGAAAGGCCAAGGGAAGGATTGGACGAACTCCTACCACTGACAGATTATGTTATATGCTCGGAAAAATTTCCACAG GCTTGGACGAGAGCATCGACTATTCCAAGAGCACTTGTTTCGATCATGTTAAGGCTTCCAAGACTCAAATTTGTAATCGTGACTTTAGGAAAGAATGGCTGCATAATGCTTGAGCAACTTGCGGATG AGAGTCCCCTATTAGAAGAAATTGATATCGATAGCGACTTGGAGTCACTATCAAAGTCGAAGGATGATAGCACCATGCCTACAATCATAGCCTCG TCCATAACAAGATTTACTGCAGAAGGAATAGGATCCGTGTGTGGAAGGTTATCTATTGGGACTGCTGAAAAGATTCCAGAATCAGAGATTATTGATACAACTGGTGCCGGGGACGCATTTGTTGGAGCTATTTTATATG GCTGCGGCCAACTGTAA
- the LOC107625124 gene encoding uncharacterized protein LOC107625124 isoform X2, translating to MIPEDLPRPRLLSALDGAKLAYFDVRMPETALLIAHEAFNRKIPILVDVERPREGLDELLPLTDYVICSEKFPQAWTRASTIPRALVSIMLRLPRLKFVIVTLGKNGCIMLEQLADESPLLEEIDIDSDLESLSKSKDDSTMPTIIASSITRFTAEGIGSVCGRLSIGTAEKIPESEIIDTTGAGDAFVGAILYAICANFDPRAMLPFASYVAAANCKALGARSGLPYRTDPYLVSVFAPRW from the exons ATGATACCGGAAGATCTTCCACGACCTCGTTTGTTATCTGCATTGGATGGAGCGAAATTGGCTTATTTTGATGTAAGAATGCCAGAAACTGCTCTTCTCATTGCTCACGAG GCATTTAATCGAAAAATACCTATCTTAGTTGATGTTGAAAGGCCAAGGGAAGGATTGGACGAACTCCTACCACTGACAGATTATGTTATATGCTCGGAAAAATTTCCACAG GCTTGGACGAGAGCATCGACTATTCCAAGAGCACTTGTTTCGATCATGTTAAGGCTTCCAAGACTCAAATTTGTAATCGTGACTTTAGGAAAGAATGGCTGCATAATGCTTGAGCAACTTGCGGATG AGAGTCCCCTATTAGAAGAAATTGATATCGATAGCGACTTGGAGTCACTATCAAAGTCGAAGGATGATAGCACCATGCCTACAATCATAGCCTCG TCCATAACAAGATTTACTGCAGAAGGAATAGGATCCGTGTGTGGAAGGTTATCTATTGGGACTGCTGAAAAGATTCCAGAATCAGAGATTATTGATACAACTGGTGCCGGGGACGCATTTGTTGGAGCTATTTTATATG CTATATGTGCCAACTTTGATCCAAGGGCAATGTTGCCATTTGCTTCTTATGTG GCTGCGGCCAACTGTAAAGCTCTTGGAGCTCGAAGTGGTCTTCCATATCGCACCGATCCATATTTGGTATCAGTATTTGCTCCGCGCTGGTAG